The following coding sequences lie in one Rutidosis leptorrhynchoides isolate AG116_Rl617_1_P2 chromosome 6, CSIRO_AGI_Rlap_v1, whole genome shotgun sequence genomic window:
- the LOC139853877 gene encoding transcription repressor OFP17-like, with amino-acid sequence MITKPTCGSSFTCKKLFTTPCKTFIHLFKFKKPIFIRRPHSSRKPKPSTATTRTRLLCCLPSFFKSLRKKKDMDRVMELKSFSDAGYSQKAPCPSPLTPAYIKMGNARMECMVEAEELDEVEDDACRNFENYLVKMISEEGKMKDLVDVEELLYCWKNLKSPVFVNLVCRFYGELCKDLFSSNGDNDDDIRSLM; translated from the coding sequence ATGATTACCAAACCTACTTGTGGTAGTTCCTTCACTTGCAAGAAACTCTTCACCACCCCATGCAAAACCTTCATTCATCTCTTTAAGTTCAAGAAACCTATATTTATAAGAAGACCTCATTCATCTCGAAAACCAAAACCCTCAACCGCAACCACAAGAACACGCCTTTTGTGTTGTTTACCATCTTTTTTCAAATCCTTAAGAAAGAAAAAGGACATGGATCGAGTTATGGAACTTAAGAGCTTTTCGGATGCAGGGTACTCACAAAAAGCACCATGTCCATCGCCTCTTACGCCAGCGTATATTAAGATGGGCAATGCTCGTATGGAATGTATGGTTGAAGCGGAAGAACTCGATGAGGTTGAAGATGATGCTTGTCGAAATTTTGAGAATTATTTGGTAAAAATGATATCAGAAGAAGGGAAAATGAAGGATTTGGTTGATGTTGAAGAGCTTCTTTATTGCTGGAAGAATCTTAAGAGTCCTGTTTTTGTGAACTTGGTATGTAGGTTTTATGGTGAGCTTTGCAAAGATTTGTTTTCTAGTAATGGTGATAACGATGATGACATTCGTAGCCTGATGTAA